One window of the Bacillota bacterium genome contains the following:
- a CDS encoding flagellar biosynthesis protein FlaG — translation MPGAEADTTVAGAGGVDRRESGAWRHEGTPAPAAGDSSNKIDVAKVQEIADGLNRTLKAANRRLQFLVHETTGRIYVKVIDAETEEVIREIPPEKILDLVGRILELVGLLVDEKV, via the coding sequence TTGCCCGGCGCCGAGGCGGACACGACGGTTGCCGGCGCGGGGGGCGTCGACCGCCGCGAGAGCGGTGCATGGAGGCACGAGGGCACGCCGGCGCCCGCAGCCGGCGACTCGAGCAACAAGATCGACGTCGCGAAGGTGCAGGAAATTGCCGACGGCCTCAACCGCACCTTGAAGGCGGCCAACCGCCGGCTGCAGTTCTTGGTGCACGAGACGACGGGACGGATTTACGTCAAGGTCATTGACGCCGAAACCGAGGAAGTCATCCGGGAAATTCCGCCCGAGAAAATTCTCGATCTCGTCGGCCGCATCCTGGAGCTGGTCGGACTGCTGGTGGACGAGAAAGTCTGA
- a CDS encoding flagellar hook protein produces the protein MHISGIVSGLDTDTLIEQLMAIERRPLVLMQERKTTLEKQRDAWRDVNTRLNNLRDRMAELSRLSLFERRAVTSSKAEVATATANRNAVEAVYRISVQQLAAAHRVAGKRFETVDGKAAPKEPLGLSGEARLRVGQNGDWDWITVTVKTADTLESIAAKINEAAGGAVIARVLDGRLILEAKETGAANTLEFEVPDGSDPSAVNIWQELGVVNDKGEILNELQAAQDAVFTVEGRLTITRSSNTVDDLIEGVTLQLKGVGETTLEIRRDVDAVVDAVRRFVEQYNSTMSFIQDRMGENGVLKGDTLLMRIQMQLRADVMAPVAATGLKYNQLAAVGISVDKSGTMSLDEARLREALGESPEEVARLFTASKEDGDPFDGVAIRLEQRFQQWLAAGDGLLAARQKLFGDRIKAIEDSMDRFEQRMEIREANLRRQFLALEEALASLQTQSNWLANQLVQLSAMASAIAARNR, from the coding sequence ATGCATATCAGCGGCATCGTGTCCGGCCTCGATACGGACACCCTCATCGAACAGCTGATGGCCATCGAGCGCCGGCCGCTGGTTTTGATGCAGGAGCGCAAGACGACACTGGAGAAGCAGCGCGACGCGTGGCGAGACGTCAACACACGCCTCAACAACTTGCGCGATCGCATGGCCGAGCTGAGCCGGCTCAGCTTGTTCGAGCGCCGCGCGGTGACGTCGTCCAAGGCCGAGGTGGCGACGGCCACCGCCAACCGGAATGCGGTCGAGGCGGTATATCGCATTTCCGTCCAGCAGCTGGCGGCCGCGCACCGCGTGGCCGGCAAACGGTTCGAGACGGTCGACGGCAAAGCGGCGCCGAAGGAGCCGCTGGGCCTCTCCGGCGAGGCGCGGCTGCGAGTGGGGCAGAACGGCGACTGGGACTGGATCACCGTGACCGTCAAGACGGCCGACACCCTGGAGTCCATCGCCGCCAAGATCAACGAAGCGGCCGGCGGCGCGGTCATCGCACGCGTCCTCGACGGGCGGCTGATTCTCGAAGCGAAGGAAACCGGCGCCGCCAATACGTTGGAGTTCGAAGTGCCGGATGGATCGGATCCGTCGGCCGTGAACATCTGGCAGGAGCTCGGCGTCGTCAACGACAAGGGGGAAATCCTCAACGAGCTGCAGGCGGCGCAAGATGCCGTGTTCACGGTCGAAGGCCGCCTGACCATCACGCGCTCGTCCAACACGGTCGACGACTTGATCGAGGGCGTCACGCTGCAGCTGAAAGGCGTGGGCGAGACGACGCTGGAGATTAGGCGCGACGTGGACGCCGTGGTGGACGCGGTGCGCCGTTTCGTCGAGCAGTACAATTCGACGATGAGCTTCATCCAGGACCGCATGGGCGAAAACGGCGTGCTGAAGGGCGACACGCTGCTGATGCGCATCCAAATGCAGCTGCGCGCCGACGTCATGGCCCCCGTCGCCGCGACGGGCCTGAAGTACAATCAGCTGGCCGCCGTCGGCATCAGCGTCGACAAGTCGGGCACCATGTCGCTGGACGAGGCGCGCCTGCGCGAGGCGCTGGGAGAAAGCCCTGAAGAGGTGGCGCGGCTGTTTACGGCCTCGAAGGAGGACGGCGACCCATTCGACGGCGTAGCCATCCGGCTGGAGCAGCGGTTCCAGCAGTGGCTGGCCGCCGGCGACGGGTTGCTCGCGGCGCGCCAGAAGCTGTTCGGCGACCGCATCAAGGCCATCGAGGACAGCATGGACCGGTTCGAGCAGCGCATGGAAATCCGCGAGGCCAACCTGCGGCGGCAATTCCTGGCGCTGGAGGAAGCGCTGGCCTCCCTGCAGACCCAGTCCAACTGGCTGGCGAACCAGCTTGTGCAGCTGAGCGCTATGGCTTCGGCCATCGCCGCGCGGAACCGGTGA
- the fliS gene encoding flagellar export chaperone FliS → MLEAREALVNETERGTDQQTGADLSGNLPPTLGAYSVPKTYGGNPYLRQAAQQYKSTNVTTASPLTLVLMMYDGALRFIQQGIAAIEERNYERANNCLCRAQDIVSELAGALDMRQGEIAENLQRLYDYMLTRLIEGNVRKDPVPLQEVIRLLQELREAWEQIARGEGAGRGGQGA, encoded by the coding sequence ATGTTGGAGGCGCGAGAGGCATTGGTCAACGAGACGGAGCGCGGAACGGACCAGCAGACCGGCGCGGACCTGAGCGGCAACCTTCCGCCGACCCTGGGGGCGTACAGCGTCCCGAAGACGTACGGCGGGAACCCTTACCTGCGCCAGGCGGCGCAGCAGTACAAGAGCACCAACGTCACGACCGCCAGCCCGCTCACGCTGGTGCTGATGATGTACGACGGCGCCTTGCGGTTTATCCAGCAGGGCATCGCCGCCATCGAGGAACGCAACTACGAGCGGGCCAACAACTGCCTCTGCCGGGCGCAGGACATCGTGTCGGAGCTGGCCGGCGCGCTGGACATGCGGCAGGGCGAAATCGCGGAGAACTTGCAGCGGCTGTACGACTACATGCTGACGCGGCTCATCGAGGGCAACGTCCGGAAAGACCCGGTACCGCTGCAGGAGGTCATCCGGCTGCTGCAGGAACTGCGGGAGGCGTGGGAGCAGATCGCGCGCGGGGAGGGGGCTGGACGTGGCGGCCAAGGCGCCTGA
- a CDS encoding chemotaxis protein CheW → MQDQAQMVVFKLAGEYYAVDIHQVREIIRVPEITRVPRTPDFVEGVINLRGSVIPIIDLRKRFGLEAAQASDEQRIVVVEMEDKTVGVIVDAVTEVLRVDRDRIEPPSPYILSLDTQYITGIARLDDRLVIMLDVARVLSASEREALARFEKEPERDGEV, encoded by the coding sequence GTGCAGGACCAAGCGCAGATGGTCGTGTTCAAGCTGGCGGGCGAATATTACGCCGTCGACATTCACCAGGTGCGTGAGATCATTCGCGTCCCCGAGATTACCCGGGTGCCCCGGACGCCGGATTTCGTGGAAGGCGTCATCAACCTGCGGGGCAGCGTCATTCCCATCATCGACCTGCGCAAGCGGTTCGGCCTGGAGGCGGCGCAGGCTAGCGACGAGCAGCGCATCGTGGTCGTGGAGATGGAGGACAAGACGGTGGGCGTCATCGTCGACGCGGTAACGGAAGTGCTCCGCGTCGACCGCGACCGCATCGAGCCGCCGTCGCCGTACATCCTCAGCCTGGACACCCAGTACATCACGGGCATTGCCCGGCTGGACGACCGGCTCGTCATCATGCTGGACGTGGCCCGCGTGCTGTCGGCCAGCGAGCGGGAAGCGCTGGCACGATTCGAAAAGGAGCCGGAGCGGGATGGCGAGGTTTGA
- a CDS encoding chemotaxis protein CheA, whose protein sequence is MARFELTPEEMELFLTESAEQVDTIEELLVVLEQGNDPDAVAAIFRAAHTLKGGAATAGMEATARLTHALESLLDQIRQGRREPDADTVDALLETVDVLRRCLRAIEETGNDAGVNVDPLVERLEALASHAEDDAGPARAAGGSARGSRPATAPSGGLDPALAALVQEAAAAGRNVFRCRIEVEEDAAMPSIRLYQTLMVFDELGRLAQSTPTRAQIEDPMSEHRVLDAVLVTDRTAAEVRQALAEVSQLRSIEIEPVGEPAAEQVAAAPEPAAAAERSEENGAPVGAAEAKAPAGTAAAAGNGRAGTAAGGKNSGDSGGAALGADTVRVSVRVLDKLMNLVGELVIDRTRLARLGHVEMDRHQLVEELNLVASHLNRITTDLQDTIMSARMVPLETLFRRFPRMARDLARRLNKEVNFVMSGEDTELDRAVIEQISDPLVHLIRNAIDHGLEPPEQRRAAGKPPAGTVRLAAYHQENHIYIEVADDGRGIDPEKIKRVALAKGLITEEQAKQLHGSEALDLLFLPGFTTSQQVTDVSGRGVGLDVVRRNIERVNGSVTVASEVGKGTVWTIRLPLTLAIVQAMLVRIHRTIFAVPLDSVDEIVLVHGRSVHYANGWPMVTIREQVIPLVNPGLVWGDEFAAAWNEADDNPVLILQSATGRLAVAVDELIGEQETVIKTIEGLDGQVPGISGASILGDGSVALIFDVTGFAKEVRRIDHRVRRREGRYGKSA, encoded by the coding sequence ATGGCGAGGTTTGAGCTGACCCCTGAGGAGATGGAACTGTTCCTCACGGAGTCGGCGGAGCAGGTCGACACCATCGAGGAACTGCTGGTCGTCCTGGAGCAGGGAAATGATCCGGACGCGGTGGCCGCCATTTTCCGGGCCGCGCACACGCTGAAGGGCGGCGCCGCCACGGCCGGCATGGAAGCCACGGCGCGCCTGACCCACGCGCTGGAGTCGCTGCTGGATCAAATCCGCCAAGGGCGGCGGGAGCCCGACGCCGACACGGTGGACGCGCTCTTGGAGACGGTGGACGTGCTGCGGCGCTGCCTGCGCGCCATCGAGGAGACGGGCAACGACGCCGGCGTTAACGTCGATCCGTTGGTGGAGCGGCTGGAGGCGCTGGCCAGCCACGCGGAGGACGACGCCGGCCCGGCGCGGGCCGCCGGGGGTAGCGCCCGGGGTAGCCGGCCGGCCACCGCACCGAGCGGGGGCCTGGACCCCGCGCTGGCGGCGCTCGTCCAGGAGGCGGCGGCCGCGGGCCGGAACGTGTTCCGGTGCCGCATCGAAGTGGAAGAGGATGCGGCCATGCCGTCCATCCGGCTGTATCAAACGTTGATGGTGTTCGACGAGCTGGGCCGGCTCGCACAGTCGACGCCGACGCGGGCGCAGATCGAGGACCCGATGTCCGAGCACCGCGTGCTGGATGCCGTGCTGGTGACGGACCGCACCGCGGCCGAGGTGCGGCAGGCGCTGGCGGAAGTGTCGCAGCTGCGCAGCATCGAGATTGAGCCGGTCGGCGAGCCGGCCGCGGAGCAGGTCGCGGCCGCGCCGGAGCCGGCAGCCGCGGCGGAACGCTCGGAGGAAAACGGCGCGCCGGTGGGCGCCGCGGAGGCCAAGGCGCCGGCCGGGACAGCCGCCGCGGCGGGCAACGGCCGCGCCGGGACAGCCGCGGGTGGCAAAAACAGCGGCGACAGCGGCGGCGCGGCGCTCGGGGCGGATACGGTTCGCGTCAGCGTGCGAGTGCTGGACAAGCTCATGAACTTGGTGGGCGAGCTCGTCATCGACCGGACCCGGCTGGCGCGGCTGGGCCACGTCGAGATGGACCGGCACCAGCTGGTGGAAGAGCTGAACTTGGTGGCGAGCCACCTGAACCGCATCACCACCGATTTGCAGGACACCATCATGAGCGCGCGGATGGTGCCGCTGGAAACGCTCTTCCGCCGCTTCCCGCGCATGGCGCGCGACTTGGCCCGCCGGCTCAACAAAGAAGTCAACTTCGTCATGTCCGGCGAAGACACCGAGCTGGACAGGGCGGTCATCGAGCAGATCAGCGACCCGTTGGTCCACCTGATACGCAACGCGATCGACCACGGCCTGGAGCCGCCCGAGCAGCGCCGGGCCGCGGGCAAGCCTCCCGCGGGCACGGTGCGCTTGGCGGCGTACCACCAGGAAAACCACATTTACATCGAAGTCGCCGACGACGGCCGCGGCATCGATCCCGAGAAGATCAAGCGGGTGGCGCTGGCGAAAGGCTTGATCACGGAGGAGCAAGCCAAGCAGCTGCACGGCAGCGAGGCGTTGGACCTGCTGTTCTTGCCGGGCTTTACGACTAGCCAGCAAGTGACCGACGTCTCCGGGCGCGGCGTGGGCCTGGACGTGGTGCGCCGCAACATCGAGCGGGTGAACGGCAGCGTCACCGTTGCGTCGGAAGTCGGCAAGGGCACCGTCTGGACCATCCGGCTGCCCTTGACGCTGGCCATCGTGCAGGCCATGCTCGTGCGCATCCACCGGACCATCTTCGCCGTGCCGCTGGATTCGGTGGACGAAATCGTGCTGGTGCACGGCCGTTCCGTTCATTACGCCAACGGCTGGCCCATGGTGACCATTCGCGAACAAGTGATCCCGCTGGTCAACCCCGGCCTGGTGTGGGGCGACGAGTTCGCCGCCGCCTGGAACGAAGCCGACGACAACCCGGTGCTGATCCTGCAGTCGGCCACGGGACGGCTGGCGGTGGCGGTGGACGAGCTCATCGGCGAGCAGGAGACGGTCATCAAGACCATCGAGGGGCTGGACGGCCAGGTGCCCGGCATCTCCGGCGCATCGATTCTGGGCGACGGTTCCGTCGCGCTGATTTTCGACGTAACGGGCTTTGCCAAGGAGGTGCGCCGTATTGACCATCGCGTCCGACGCCGCGAGGGCCGTTATGGAAAGAGCGCTTAG
- a CDS encoding two-component system response regulator: MALVLIVDDAQFMRMRLNKLLTEAGHQVVEAANGREALEQYARHKPDVVLMDITMPEMDGLTALKELKKLDPGAKVVMCSALGQQSAVLEAIKSGASDFVVKPFEPERVLQAVGKLVK, from the coding sequence ATGGCCCTCGTGTTGATCGTTGACGATGCGCAGTTTATGCGCATGCGGCTCAACAAGCTCTTGACCGAGGCCGGCCATCAAGTGGTGGAAGCCGCCAACGGGCGTGAGGCGCTGGAACAGTACGCGCGGCACAAGCCCGACGTCGTTTTGATGGACATTACGATGCCCGAGATGGACGGTTTGACGGCGCTGAAAGAACTGAAGAAGCTGGACCCGGGCGCGAAGGTGGTCATGTGCAGCGCCCTTGGGCAGCAGAGCGCGGTGCTGGAGGCCATCAAATCCGGCGCCAGCGATTTCGTCGTCAAACCGTTTGAGCCGGAGCGCGTGCTGCAGGCGGTGGGGAAGCTGGTGAAGTGA
- a CDS encoding chemotaxis response regulator protein-glutamate methylesterase produces MPDSVRVLVVDDSALMRQMISRFLTEAGMEVVATARDGQDGLEKALALNPDVITLDVQMPRMDGLQMLRELMARRPMPVVMVSSVTQHQTPAAVEALMLGAVDIVAKPGGPISLNLEDVRDELVAKVRAAARAKVQRRFTAGDEGAATGVAGATAAEAAATFRAATTGRSGAPSAATDAAVPAARETAAAEEEPAIRPEWLAAGAVLGLPDGLSLGVAPVVIGSSTGGPAALSTVLEQLPGDFPRPVIIVQHMPPGFTASLAKRLDRLSPLTVREAVEFRQPKPGEAWIAPGGMHLVFDRYGRMRLTHDPPHLGMRPAVDVTLESAVDVWGGDVVAVILTGMGMDGARGARKLKRAGGKVLAQDEQTSVVYGMPRAVTEMGLTDEICPLPEIAGALTRLVRKGR; encoded by the coding sequence TTGCCGGACAGCGTGCGCGTCCTCGTCGTCGACGACTCCGCCTTGATGCGGCAAATGATCTCCCGCTTCTTGACGGAAGCGGGGATGGAAGTCGTCGCCACGGCCCGGGATGGCCAGGACGGCCTGGAGAAGGCGCTGGCGCTGAACCCCGACGTCATCACGCTGGACGTGCAGATGCCCCGCATGGACGGGCTGCAGATGCTGCGCGAGCTGATGGCGCGCCGGCCCATGCCGGTTGTGATGGTGTCCAGCGTGACGCAGCACCAGACGCCGGCCGCCGTCGAGGCGCTGATGCTGGGCGCCGTGGACATCGTGGCCAAGCCGGGCGGTCCCATCTCGCTGAACCTGGAAGACGTGCGCGACGAGCTGGTGGCAAAAGTGCGGGCCGCGGCGCGGGCCAAGGTGCAACGGCGCTTCACGGCGGGGGACGAAGGTGCGGCCACGGGCGTGGCGGGCGCGACGGCCGCCGAGGCGGCGGCGACGTTCCGCGCGGCAACGACGGGAAGGAGCGGGGCGCCTTCCGCTGCGACGGATGCGGCGGTGCCGGCGGCGCGGGAGACGGCGGCCGCCGAGGAGGAGCCGGCGATTCGCCCGGAATGGTTGGCGGCGGGCGCGGTCCTCGGTCTCCCGGACGGCCTGTCGCTGGGCGTGGCGCCTGTCGTCATCGGCTCGTCCACCGGCGGGCCGGCCGCGCTCAGCACGGTGCTGGAGCAGCTGCCGGGCGACTTCCCGCGCCCGGTTATCATCGTGCAACACATGCCGCCGGGCTTCACGGCTTCGCTGGCCAAGAGGCTGGATAGGCTGTCGCCGCTGACGGTGCGGGAAGCCGTCGAGTTCCGGCAGCCGAAGCCAGGCGAGGCGTGGATCGCGCCGGGCGGAATGCACCTGGTGTTCGACCGCTACGGCCGCATGCGACTGACCCACGACCCGCCGCACCTGGGGATGCGACCGGCGGTGGACGTGACGCTGGAGTCAGCCGTCGACGTGTGGGGCGGCGACGTGGTGGCGGTGATCTTGACCGGCATGGGCATGGACGGGGCGCGGGGGGCGCGCAAGCTCAAGCGGGCCGGCGGCAAGGTGCTGGCGCAGGACGAGCAGACCAGCGTCGTGTACGGCATGCCGCGGGCGGTGACTGAGATGGGCTTGACCGACGAGATTTGCCCGTTGCCGGAAATCGCCGGCGCGCTGACGCGCCTGGTGCGCAAGGGCCGCTGA
- a CDS encoding chemotaxis protein CheR gives MHPELNAQQAGFDEQLNAEDRQEHGDYLYLQRTLKEVAGLDLSAYKEKQMLRRLRGFVGRKGLSSLRELADAVRIDPQMRQQLTDYLAINVTEFFRNPERFAELAGKVLPALRSRYDSLRVWSAGCSTGPEAYSVAILLEEMEPGSWTRHRVIGTDIDREALAEARLGIFSDDRLREVSEERRRRFFTALGDGRWQVSDAIRRYVKFALHDLLKDPYPAQQHLILCRNVIIYFTEEAKDYVFAKLAASLAPGGYLLLGSTETIFYPGRYGLKTAGPFLYVRTEE, from the coding sequence GTGCACCCCGAGCTCAACGCGCAACAAGCAGGTTTCGACGAACAACTCAATGCCGAAGACCGGCAGGAGCACGGCGACTACCTCTACTTGCAGCGGACCCTCAAAGAGGTGGCCGGACTGGACCTGTCCGCGTACAAGGAAAAGCAGATGCTGCGCCGGCTGCGCGGGTTCGTCGGGCGCAAAGGCTTAAGCTCCTTGCGGGAACTGGCCGACGCCGTGCGCATTGACCCGCAGATGCGCCAGCAGCTCACCGACTATTTGGCCATCAATGTCACGGAATTTTTTCGCAATCCCGAGCGCTTCGCCGAGCTGGCCGGCAAGGTGCTGCCCGCGCTGCGCAGCCGCTACGACAGCCTGCGGGTGTGGAGCGCGGGGTGTTCGACGGGCCCGGAAGCGTATTCGGTGGCCATCCTGCTGGAGGAGATGGAGCCGGGCAGCTGGACGCGGCACCGGGTCATCGGCACGGATATCGATCGCGAGGCGCTGGCCGAGGCGCGCCTTGGCATTTTCAGTGACGACCGGCTGCGGGAAGTGTCCGAAGAGCGGCGGCGCCGGTTTTTCACGGCGCTGGGGGACGGCCGCTGGCAAGTGAGCGACGCCATTCGCCGCTACGTGAAGTTCGCGCTGCACGATTTGCTGAAGGATCCGTACCCGGCGCAGCAGCACCTGATCTTGTGCCGCAACGTCATTATTTACTTCACCGAAGAGGCGAAGGATTACGTGTTCGCCAAACTGGCGGCCAGCCTGGCGCCCGGCGGGTACTTGCTCTTGGGCAGCACCGAGACCATCTTCTATCCCGGGCGCTACGGGCTGAAGACGGCTGGGCCGTTCTTGTACGTTCGGACGGAGGAATAG
- a CDS encoding chemotaxis protein CheX translates to MRVEHMQPFVSAAAYVLKQELNCEVERGELSLAETDYTTKDITVLIGVTGELEGTVLFGTTEEMAMNIVYELTGERKVFYDETSESAIAELGNVISGRAMALLEDQGIRCTISPPTVITGRGTIISAVNMKRLIVPLHTRLGTLDVAISLRPSKQAEKQGQAENQG, encoded by the coding sequence ATGCGGGTCGAGCACATGCAGCCCTTCGTCTCGGCGGCGGCGTACGTGTTGAAGCAGGAACTCAACTGCGAAGTGGAGCGCGGCGAGCTGTCTCTGGCCGAGACGGACTACACGACCAAAGACATCACGGTGTTGATCGGCGTCACCGGGGAGCTGGAGGGCACGGTGCTCTTCGGCACCACCGAGGAGATGGCGATGAACATCGTGTACGAGCTGACGGGCGAGCGCAAGGTGTTTTACGACGAGACCAGCGAGAGCGCCATCGCCGAGCTGGGCAACGTCATTTCCGGGCGAGCCATGGCGTTGCTCGAGGACCAGGGGATTCGCTGCACCATTTCACCCCCGACCGTCATCACCGGGCGGGGCACCATCATTTCCGCCGTGAACATGAAGCGGCTCATCGTCCCGCTGCACACGCGCCTGGGCACGCTGGACGTCGCCATCAGCCTGCGTCCGAGCAAGCAGGCGGAGAAGCAGGGTCAGGCGGAGAACCAGGGATGA
- the raiA gene encoding ribosomal subunit interface protein yields MHLTVSGKNVAVTQALREHAERRISKLQKYFDDGRPLRAEVVMYTERDNHVAEVTIQVGSLLVRGVGKTDDMYVSIDSAVDRIARQVRKYKTRIHRKLQEGGKPVAMPAEPAEDLDEEGEGDESEPRVVRVKRFAFKPMTLDEAILQMELLGHDFFVFTDAETDEVHVLYRRRDGNYGLIEPEY; encoded by the coding sequence ATCCACTTGACGGTGTCCGGGAAAAACGTGGCGGTGACGCAGGCGCTGCGGGAACATGCCGAGCGCCGCATCAGCAAGCTGCAGAAGTACTTCGACGACGGACGCCCGCTGCGCGCCGAAGTGGTGATGTACACCGAGCGGGACAACCACGTGGCCGAAGTGACGATCCAAGTCGGCAGCCTGCTCGTCCGGGGCGTCGGCAAGACGGACGACATGTACGTGTCCATCGACTCCGCGGTGGATCGCATTGCGCGCCAGGTGCGCAAGTACAAGACGCGCATTCACCGCAAGCTGCAGGAGGGCGGCAAGCCCGTCGCCATGCCGGCGGAGCCGGCCGAAGACCTGGACGAGGAGGGCGAAGGCGACGAAAGCGAGCCGCGCGTCGTCCGGGTCAAGCGGTTTGCGTTCAAGCCAATGACGCTGGACGAAGCCATTTTGCAGATGGAACTGTTGGGCCACGATTTCTTCGTCTTCACCGACGCGGAAACCGACGAAGTCCACGTCCTCTATCGCCGCCGCGACGGCAACTACGGGCTCATCGAACCGGAGTATTAA